In the genome of Paenibacillus pabuli, one region contains:
- a CDS encoding dioxygenase family protein has product MMPSLFIAHGAPSLALEENAYTEFLQKLGQELPKPKAIVLFSAHWESTTQLVSSVANYETIYDFGGFQPELYQIKYPAQGHEETTAEIHRLFVNAGIPVESDSTRGLDHGAWVVLRLLYPNADIPVVALSVNRYLSNEQQYQVGQALAALREQDVLVIGSGGTVHNLRQLNWDSAGVDPWAMAFDNWLHDKLVSWDTASLFAYDKLAPSAQAAVPTPEHFVPLLLAMGAGDQNKQASLLFKAYQYGNLSLSCWKFD; this is encoded by the coding sequence ATGATGCCATCCCTGTTTATCGCTCACGGTGCACCATCACTCGCACTGGAGGAAAATGCATATACTGAATTCCTGCAAAAACTTGGACAGGAACTGCCGAAACCCAAAGCAATCGTATTGTTCTCTGCTCATTGGGAATCTACAACTCAATTAGTTTCTTCAGTAGCCAATTACGAGACTATCTATGATTTCGGCGGCTTCCAGCCCGAGCTGTATCAGATCAAATATCCGGCACAAGGGCATGAAGAGACAACAGCGGAAATTCATCGCCTGTTCGTCAATGCTGGTATTCCGGTCGAAAGCGACTCCACTCGTGGTCTGGACCACGGTGCATGGGTTGTTCTTCGCCTGCTCTATCCAAATGCCGACATTCCGGTCGTTGCGTTGTCTGTGAACCGTTATCTGTCCAATGAACAGCAGTATCAGGTAGGACAAGCGCTGGCTGCTTTGCGTGAGCAGGATGTTCTCGTCATTGGCAGTGGTGGGACGGTACACAACCTGCGTCAGTTAAACTGGGACAGCGCAGGTGTCGACCCCTGGGCCATGGCGTTTGACAACTGGCTGCATGACAAGCTGGTGAGCTGGGATACAGCGTCCCTCTTCGCCTATGACAAGCTGGCACCCTCAGCCCAGGCGGCTGTACCTACGCCAGAGCATTTTGTGCCACTGCTGCTCGCCATGGGTGCAGGAGATCAGAACAAGCAGGCATCACTCCTGTTCAAAGCCTATCAGTATGGCAACCTGAGCCTGTCCTGTTGGAAGTTTGATTAA
- a CDS encoding alpha/beta hydrolase, giving the protein MSYLLTYEVRLPSDYNTEQQYPVIFALHGMGSDEQDMLRLMEPLQSDFIIIAVRGPIVQGSGYAYFQIKSIGNPVRELFDASVQGLQQLIVDLSAKYAIDPARRYIAGFSQGAIMAMTLSLIMGDAIKGIVAMSGYIPQFVKDEYKIQPDSELSVFISHGDQDHLFPLQLGEDNSNFFYQHTNNVTYVPYHGGHQVTPDLYQQFQQWLRTDAKLAPEDLKGLNS; this is encoded by the coding sequence TTGAGTTATTTATTGACTTACGAGGTCCGGCTTCCTTCCGATTACAATACAGAACAACAATATCCCGTTATCTTTGCCCTGCATGGCATGGGTTCGGATGAACAGGATATGCTTCGCTTAATGGAGCCTCTTCAGTCCGATTTTATTATTATCGCAGTAAGAGGGCCCATTGTTCAGGGGAGCGGTTATGCCTATTTTCAAATTAAAAGCATTGGCAACCCTGTCCGCGAGCTGTTCGACGCCTCTGTTCAAGGACTGCAACAGCTAATCGTTGATTTGTCCGCCAAATATGCCATTGATCCCGCACGGCGTTATATCGCCGGATTCAGTCAGGGAGCCATTATGGCAATGACGCTCTCGCTGATCATGGGAGATGCAATTAAGGGAATTGTAGCCATGAGTGGTTACATTCCGCAATTTGTGAAAGACGAATATAAGATACAGCCCGATTCAGAGTTATCTGTGTTTATATCGCACGGTGACCAGGATCATCTCTTCCCGCTGCAGCTCGGCGAGGATAATTCCAACTTCTTCTACCAACACACCAATAACGTTACGTACGTTCCATATCACGGTGGACACCAAGTCACCCCCGACCTATATCAACAATTTCAACAATGGCTTCGGACGGATGCCAAGCTGGCTCCCGAAGACCTGAAAGGACTGAATTCATAA
- a CDS encoding NAD(P)H-dependent oxidoreductase, which produces MKSNILVINGHPDPQSYCKALSEAYVKGARQSGSSVELIDLSHIQFNPNLQYGYRQRTELEPDLVKAQEWIRWADHLVFVYPTWWGVMPAILKGFIDRVFLPGFAMKDRENSPLWDKLLKGKSAHIIVTMDTPRLYNRFIYRHAGHRVMKSNILKFCGVSPVRVTEISPIKGSTEAFRLKWLDKLMEMGMKQGERS; this is translated from the coding sequence ATGAAATCAAATATTCTGGTGATTAATGGCCATCCAGATCCGCAAAGTTACTGCAAAGCACTATCAGAAGCCTATGTAAAAGGGGCCCGGCAATCGGGCAGTTCTGTGGAGCTGATCGACCTGAGCCATATTCAGTTTAATCCCAATCTTCAGTATGGGTACCGTCAGAGGACGGAACTGGAACCTGATTTGGTGAAAGCTCAGGAATGGATCCGATGGGCGGATCATCTGGTGTTTGTATATCCGACGTGGTGGGGGGTGATGCCAGCGATTTTGAAAGGGTTTATTGATCGGGTGTTTTTGCCCGGCTTCGCGATGAAAGATCGGGAGAACTCGCCCCTATGGGACAAATTGCTGAAAGGAAAGTCTGCTCACATCATTGTGACCATGGATACACCACGCTTGTACAATCGATTCATTTACAGACATGCAGGTCATCGGGTCATGAAATCGAACATTCTTAAATTCTGCGGTGTATCCCCGGTGCGAGTAACGGAGATTAGTCCAATCAAGGGCTCTACGGAGGCATTCCGTCTGAAATGGCTAGATAAATTGATGGAGATGGGTATGAAGCAGGGTGAACGGAGTTAA
- a CDS encoding glyoxalase superfamily protein, giving the protein MLKGIVPILRIFDEDKAKEFYLEYLGFRLDWEHRFEPDLPLYMQISLDSIQLHLSEHHGDCTPGAALRIETDALDALCEVLNRKKYKHSRPGITDTPWNLREMTVIDPFGNRIVFYEPNAE; this is encoded by the coding sequence ATGCTTAAAGGAATCGTGCCTATTCTGAGAATCTTTGATGAAGACAAGGCGAAAGAGTTCTACCTGGAATATCTGGGTTTTCGATTGGATTGGGAACATCGGTTTGAACCAGATTTACCGTTATATATGCAGATATCTCTGGATTCCATTCAATTACACTTATCTGAACACCATGGCGATTGTACGCCTGGAGCAGCTTTACGAATAGAAACGGATGCGCTTGATGCATTATGTGAGGTGCTCAATCGGAAAAAGTACAAGCATTCCAGACCGGGCATTACCGACACGCCGTGGAATCTAAGGGAAATGACAGTGATTGATCCGTTTGGCAATAGGATTGTTTTTTATGAACCTAACGCAGAATAG
- a CDS encoding SMI1/KNR4 family protein, with protein MPEQRIYELMDELDILLEEKVQDEENRELLTTYRKFAGVTNEQLDAFEQEHGIRLPSDFRAFYKRKNGSGYGFKVLYPSLEEGRETEPFYLLSLERIQKGHSTLVENRLDDYYTEEEIRELDPRIKPYLFQKKWITFGMLGGGSLCLMFDFDPTEQGTYGQIIMYIHDPDFVYYVAGTFTELLEQSNRNLRALEAIEY; from the coding sequence ATGCCAGAACAGCGTATATATGAATTGATGGATGAACTGGATATTTTACTGGAGGAGAAGGTACAAGATGAGGAAAACCGGGAGCTGCTTACGACATACCGCAAGTTTGCAGGCGTGACGAATGAGCAGCTCGACGCATTCGAGCAGGAACACGGTATTCGTTTACCTTCTGATTTCCGTGCATTTTATAAACGTAAAAATGGGAGTGGTTATGGCTTTAAAGTATTGTATCCAAGCCTTGAGGAGGGACGAGAAACCGAGCCATTTTACCTATTATCTCTGGAAAGGATTCAAAAGGGGCATTCCACGCTGGTGGAGAACCGCTTGGATGATTATTATACCGAAGAAGAGATCCGTGAGCTTGATCCCCGAATCAAACCGTATCTGTTTCAAAAGAAATGGATTACGTTTGGCATGCTTGGAGGTGGATCTCTGTGTCTGATGTTCGACTTTGATCCGACGGAGCAAGGTACGTATGGGCAGATTATTATGTACATCCATGATCCGGATTTTGTATATTACGTGGCTGGAACATTTACGGAGCTTTTGGAACAATCTAACCGAAATTTGCGCGCTCTGGAGGCCATTGAATACTGA
- a CDS encoding cation diffusion facilitator family transporter, which translates to MAEQPKSESLMSLVKKGNTSSAVAMAGNAVLALCKGGAFLFSGSGAMFASAMHSLADAINQGFVFVGSVLSEKKPTRRFPTGFGRVINIFCMIAVIVVTIMAYETIHEGIHLLLHPAGHSGGLWINIGVLVLNIVIDGAILIKAMKEILKEARAPKASGLALLPAAIKNVGRAAPPTRLVFYEDVVAVLGATLALVSVVVIALTNFALLDGIVTTIIGCLMIAVAFRVGYDNMIGLIGVAAPQDVEDKVSRTILADSHVADIQMMRIIQEGRYYHVEGLIELTKGLSLADADDIKFRIQEKLMTDPDIADAAISIIEDDGVNSWGKKHSDVVK; encoded by the coding sequence GTGGCTGAACAACCAAAGTCTGAGAGCTTAATGTCTCTCGTCAAAAAGGGAAACACATCCTCGGCTGTAGCTATGGCAGGAAACGCCGTACTTGCACTGTGCAAAGGAGGAGCCTTTCTATTCAGTGGCAGTGGCGCCATGTTCGCCTCGGCGATGCATTCTTTGGCCGATGCCATTAACCAGGGGTTTGTCTTTGTTGGAAGTGTGTTGTCCGAGAAAAAACCTACACGCCGCTTTCCAACCGGATTCGGTCGGGTCATCAACATTTTCTGTATGATTGCCGTTATCGTTGTAACCATTATGGCGTATGAAACGATCCATGAAGGGATTCACCTGTTGCTGCATCCTGCTGGACATTCTGGTGGCCTCTGGATCAATATCGGCGTGCTGGTGCTTAACATTGTGATCGACGGAGCCATTTTGATCAAGGCGATGAAAGAAATTCTAAAAGAAGCACGTGCACCCAAAGCGTCAGGCCTCGCCCTGCTCCCTGCTGCGATCAAAAATGTAGGACGCGCTGCACCACCAACACGCCTGGTATTTTACGAAGATGTTGTAGCGGTACTCGGTGCAACCCTCGCACTGGTCTCAGTCGTTGTCATTGCACTGACCAATTTTGCATTGCTTGATGGAATTGTAACGACCATTATTGGATGTCTGATGATCGCTGTCGCTTTCCGTGTCGGCTATGACAATATGATCGGACTGATTGGTGTAGCGGCTCCACAGGATGTCGAGGATAAAGTTTCCCGAACCATCTTGGCCGACTCTCATGTTGCCGATATCCAGATGATGCGCATTATTCAGGAAGGCCGATATTACCACGTCGAGGGTCTGATTGAGCTGACCAAAGGATTGAGCCTTGCCGATGCAGATGATATCAAGTTCCGTATTCAGGAGAAGTTAATGACCGATCCCGACATCGCCGATGCGGCCATCTCCATTATCGAGGATGATGGCGTGAACAGCTGGGGTAAGAAGCATTCGGATGTAGTGAAATAA